Below is a genomic region from Pseudopipra pipra isolate bDixPip1 chromosome 6, bDixPip1.hap1, whole genome shotgun sequence.
GAGCTCTGATTGCAGATTGTTCCTGGAGGAAGCTGAcctaataagaaataataaaagacaGGGAAAACATGTCAGAAGAGGAACACACATGATGATCTGGCGACTGCTGGCTGTAAAGACATGAAGAAACGTCAGAATTCAAAAGTGATTAAGTGAAGTCTGAAAGCAACCCCCTGAGCTGGGATGGTCTGACTGAACACATGGAAGGTATCAGCAACAGCTGATGCTATTGAGAGGTTTTCTTCAAAATCAATTAGTCAATTACTATGACTGTGCAGGTTCAGTAAAGTGGATAAAATCTAAACAGATGAAACATCTTTTCTACTTAAAGACTGCCAGCActttgaaaagagatgaaaaattcCATATGTTCAgccctgattttaattttttcagggaGAGAGATTGAAATTCTTTACATCTTTTCCAGTTTTATAAAGTACTCTTCACTGAAGAATAATGATGTATAAAACAGGTTCAGAATGCAAACCAGAAACATCTCAGACAGCAATCAGGAGTATTTAACAATGGAGACTTCCAGCCAGAAACACCTGTGGCACACTTACTGCTCAGTCATAGGAGCATGCTGCAAGTCATACTCCAAGTTACGGATTCGGGAGCCGAAGTTTTTGTTGAGGTTATTTAGCTGATCCAAAAATTTATGAAATTcagctttctcctttttcagGCTTTCTTCCAGCCCCTCACAGTAACACTCGAGACGCTCTCTGTGAAGTGACAGTTCCcctgagaagaaaagaagttttCCAGTATGGATATTATTCCCTGTTTGCTGTGGACTACCACAATGCCCAGTCAGCCTACgaccaacagcagcagcaaaataaacagaacCAGACCTCACAGTAACTAAACCATACAAATAAACCACATTCCATTTGGTTTCTTTGGCTTTCCTTCTGTGTTAAACATATATCCTTAGCAGCTCCTAATccatttaaaacacaaatgtCTCATTTGCTCTaaacattctttttcctttatttttggtCATTGCTGACATCTTCATTATATCTCTGTTCTCAATCTTGTAACAAAAGtaaagttttggtttttttttttttaatggaaaatacaCTTCTCCCTGGttttgtgaggggaaaaaaaacatcagTTTTGGTCTCCCTTCTGGAATGATAGCTGGATAAATCAAGAGCCGGCCAATTGCCTCAATAAAGCAGCCAGAAAAAGCACCTCTtggcagagaaagggaaattgAAAAATTGTTTGCCTGTTCTCCCAAGAGAGAGTTTTTTACTTTATATGTTAAAGACCAACAAACCTGTCTAAAGTACTTTTTTCTCACCATAAAAACCAGACAATTCTCATGTGAAAAAGTTTTTGATTAGTGGCTGCTCTGTAGTTGCTCAGTGATACTTCACAGAGCTAAATCCTTCCTCTCGTGTTTTCAGAAGCCTGGTCCTGCCATTTCAGCTCTCTCAACTTGGCTAATTCTTTCTCTGCAACacctgtaaaattattttttgtacaATAAAAACTCTTGTTAAATAATTTCAAGGTGAATGAGAATTCACAAACGTTGACAATACAATGTTCTACGTCTCATACAATGCAGTTGTTGATCAAGGCACCACTGTCTATTTTTCCAAACATAACATAGCACAAACCAGGAAGAGGTGTAGAAATGTCATTCTGAAAATAGATGAGTAACATATTATACTGGGAATTTGTACACACTCAACTGCTTCCTTGCTCAGTTGTCCTTTACAATGCTGAAATAGTTTTGGCCCACTTGTGATCATCTCTAAAAAAAGTCATATGAtgctcacagtaaaaaaaaaatcagtaccAGCTCTAACATTGTAGATATTTGTCTGTATCTCCTCCTGCTTTTGTTGATGCAACTGAAGATGCAGCAGAAGTATTGAATTCAGCTCCTCTTTCTTGGCAGCCATGAAGACATGGGATTTGGACAAGGATTCTGCAAACCATTTCTCCAAGTGTTCAAAAAAGCAGAGGCGAATCCTACgattgaaaaagaaatactacAGCGAGGAacagtaaataataaataagaatTTACTAAATACATGAATTCTAAGAATATCACTTCTGACTACAGGAAGATATGCTTTCAGTACCATTTGTACAATACTGGTCAAGTTTTTGAGCTAGCTGCCTACTACTGAGTACCAGGCATTTTACCTTCATGGCTCTGCAGGGAATTTGGGAATTTTACTTGTCTTTCTGTGATCTGTTTTCTCACTTAATAAATTTCCATAAAATATGAATGTTCTGTAAAGGTAAACGCATTTGCGGTACTCTGAAAGGATGGCTACAAAGCAATATAAACATTTTCTTATATTTGTATCAATTTAAAAAAGAGGAATGACATAATAATGATacaattataattttataattagaATATCTAATTATATACTAATAATTGGCTAATTTTTGCCTCTTCAGTATAATGTTTCTTCTAAAGAGCTGAAATTTGTCTATTACGTAAAGAAGCTGTTTTCTACTCACTTTTTCTTCAGCTTGACAAACACGGTTTCTTTGAGAAGCACATATTTCAGGTACAtaggaagtgattcttccttttcatattttgtaaaataattctCCGTGATGTCAGCCTCTTCAACTCCAAGGACAGTGTAAATGTTTCCACTAGcagtggaaaatatttccatggCCTTTTCAGCACTTTCTGCCTTGCTGCTATTGAACACTGCCTAGTGAACAGTTGGAAATCATCATCTGCTACCTTTAAAGGTATCAGCATGGAATCAACACAGCACAAGCTAATGTAAGAATCCTAAGGATATTTAGAATAGCATTCTCAATTTGGACAACACTAATACAGTGTCagcaatatttatatatttatatatgctgGGAAGGCTCAATAGGCAAAGTCACCTATGTTTTAGATGGGTTTTGATATGTTAATAATTAAAGACCTGAAAAAACAATACTTAGGTACAAATACAGCTTAAAGCATTCACCATGGCTTAAGAACACTGTGATGAAAGAAagatagattaaaaaaaaaaactatgcAAAGAGTTTTTACAAAGGTAAAAGCAGTGCTTGTAAAAGGTTTTATACACTCTATTTGTCCATAAAAAGGATCTAAACCCCTATGGGCTTTGACAGACTAAGCAAACAAAGACTTTCTATTCATCCTTAGCAAAAAGACTTCCTATTCCTCCTTATTTTGGGCAAGACTGCCTTCACCTTCAAATTTATTCTCTTGTTCACTTAATCTCTGTAACACTTACCCCTTGTTCTGCATGTTCAGTGTCTTCACTTTCATGAGGAAtgctctctccatcttcctctGTTTCTTCAGTTTCCTGTGCCAAGATCTCCTCATGCTCAGCTGGGTTTGTTTCTCCATCTGATCGTTGACAACTGTCTACCTCTTCTGGCATTGGCTGAGAGAGACGactgtcccactctgctctctgctggtGCACCTCAAGTCCTGGAGGCAATTTTGGATgccacaatgtaagaaagatcTAAATCTATTAGGGAGCGTTCAAAGGAGAGAGACACAGATGGTGAAGGGACTAGAAGGGAAGCCTTGTGAGGTAATTTGTACCTTGTGAGGTACCTTGGCTGAGGTAATTTGgcttgttcagctggagaagaggagactgaggtcagagcTCATTGGGGTCTGCAGCTCCCGAGGGGTGGTGGAAGGGCAGctcccatctctgctctgtgtgagcagggacaggacccgagggaatggctggaACTATGTCAGAGGAAGTTTAgctggatctcaggaaaaggttcttcccctagagggtggctgggcactgaagaggctcctcagggcagtggtcacagccccaaggctgccagagctcaaggaccatttggacaatgctctcaggcacatggttttgttgtggtgtctgcgcagggccaggagtttggacttggatgatccttgtgggtcacttccaactcaggatattctacaattttcctctcattttctttcctcaactACTCATTTACAGTTAAAGCACAGTTTTACTGGTTGCAATCCAAAGAGATACagattgaaaaaaaagcaagcaaaaataCCTGTTTGTACCACTGAGGTATCACTTTGATCTTGAACCATGGAGGTTACCTCGCCTTGCAAGttctaaaagcaaaacaacaacaaaaaaaccccataccatttgaaaatacagatttaCCTCTTTGTAAGAAATCCAGATCCCTTCTCAAAATATATCTATGTCAGTAAGTTATGATAGTCTTGAATGGATCACTTATTGTCTAAAGAACCTGTGACACTCAAATTCACTAATATAAGTTTGTTATCTTGtagttttctgtttaaaaggCAAATGAATTTGCTGAAATGCAGTTTGTAATGAGATTTTAACcagataaaattttctttttacctgTTTGAAGACTTCCTTCACATTAAAATGCTGGCTGATGGATATGCTGTAAGAAATCAACTCCTGCAAAATAGCTTCTGGGTAAGCCATTACTTCATCCATTACAACTTGGTTGAGTGTCTCATTCCTGTCAAATTTAAGGTCACTGTTTAAGAGATTCAagaatgtataaaaataaaataaatttgactACAGTGCCTTTAAATCCAAATCTAACTGTCTCACCAATCTCATAAAACCTTTAGGCTAAATGTTGCACCTGATATGTTTATACCAAATACAATCACATCCTGGCTTATTAGTAGAGATTAGTTCATTACAAATATATGAATGTAcaaaatttaagaaatattcACAACAAAGCCTTTCACATCTTTCCTTTTGGATGGGAAATCATTCAAAATCTGTGCTTATGTAAGGCATATTAAAAATGAGAGGTCAAATTACTGTCCTCCATATTTGTTCTGTATTGGTGCTCAGCTTTAAACGAGCCTGTCACAAGAGACTGCAAGCTTCCCCACCCCAAGGGAGGTGATTGGCATCTCCTTAACGTATATTAATCCACTGGACTCTAAGTTTTGTGGGACTCTCACCACtgagaagaccagaagaacAGGACCTATGGGATGCTGCCGGGTTTCATGGACTGGTGacacattttctattttaatctctctctgtcaccctctttctcccccctcctttttcctatttctttctatctctctttctctgcctcacatttactgttaaataaaaccCACACTATTTGACTTTTGCCCCTTAATTCCGGCAGAGGcatttttaatcattttaatAACCAGATCATAACAATAGGTTACATTACCTTTCTGCAACCTCACATTGTATTTTAACTTGTTCCATtacctttggggttttttaaattgttctaaTGAGCATTAAGAGCACAAATCCCACAGCTCTAACCACAATCCCACTGGGAGGTGTGTGAAGGTCCACATCACTCTTCTAACGTGCCTCGACCTCCTGGGTGTGAGAATAGAGCTGCTTCCTCTCAGCCTGTTTAATCTTCACACCTGCTGCTGAGCATGGTATGTGTCAATTTTTATAATGACTTTTATAGTTGCAAATGCCTAATCATGAGACAGGTCACAGAAATACtaccaaaataaatattttggctATCTGAAAGTTCTTAGTGAATTCTAGTCCTTGCAACTTTGAATGAGATCAAATCTGAGACCACAGGTGATGGTGCAGACCAATTTCTGATTCCTGTGAGTCAAGAATCTGAACTACTACTTTTAACTTCTGCATAAGGCATGGATAAGGCACAACAATACTGATCTGGTGTAGTTTTTGAGTGATACCAGTCTTCCTTAGTCCTGCTCATAAACTATGAGTATTATTTGCCTTAACCTTGTTCAGTATGtacattatttcattttacagtctCACCTGAAGTAGCAAGCAGTGTTTTTCCACATCTTTGCACTACAGCATAAACAAGATCTAAGCAGTACAACCAACATTAAagtatgctttattttttaagtttacacTAAAAAAATTCATACCTAGTTCTAATATGATCTAAAGAAGAAAGGGCCTTCTCCATATAATTCTTCAGCTCTTCTTCACAGCTtgccattttcattttttccaaaattatatCCAGATCAACTTTCATCATCTAAGGCCACACAGAAAACACAAGTAAAAATCATTTAGTATATACTAAAATCTCCATAACTATTTAGGATTCAAGTAATTTGattatgtatgtatattttaCAAAAAGAAGGGAAGCTACCTTAGTAAAACTCATTGCCTATGAAGACCTTTCCTACATAATTAACATTTCTGACACTGTCACCCTAAGTTGCTTCTTATAACTGTGAGAAGTTGACATCCAGTCAGACTTTGTACCTGCACAAGATTTTATAATAGCAACTTGCAGTCTctttataatgaaaatataatctTTACCACTGCTGCCATATCAAGAATATGATATGACTGCCCACTCAGTGGGAATCAAGCAGTTAGCAAAGATGTACCCGACAGAATGGAACTGACACGTAGAAATTCCAGCATAAAAGTCAAAGATtaagtttttcattttattttgaactCCAGAGAGCTCTTTGCATTAAGAAGTCCTTTCTTTACATCATACCACATCCTTGATTTATGTCTATACCTGTATAATGCTATCCTGTTCCCATCTGCATTCATCTACTTTCTTCTGAAGTTCACTTTCCTGCTGGGACAGTCGGAGTTTATGGACATCCCAGAGGGCCATGGCCTCCTGAAAATAGCTGTACAAGCCTTGACAGTGCTGCTCATCCTGTTTAGCCATCTCCTTAAAGTCTctctaaagaaaaacatttaagtgACTAAGTTATTTTTAAGCTGCTGGAAGGTGAAATGAAGGAATAAGAGGATATGTAACGTGACAAAAGGCTGCCTGGATGAACACTGTCAGTATTCAACACAGTGAGAGGAAAAAGCCATCCAAGTAAACTGGataaaaatgtggatttttattCTACAAGCTGAGAGTATCAGAACTTCTGTTTATTCTTCTGATACTGTAAAGCACAGAATCACCAAGTTCTGCCATCTATCATTTTAGGAACGACTGCCCAGTCATTTTCTTGTACAGAATAATAAAAGATGAGACTGAAAGAAATTTGGGAGATCATTTAAACCTATTCCTCTGCCTCTAGGCAGGTTGGGCTATACAAAATTCATCCCTGAcgtatatatttatattacaaatataaattatgatataaatatatttatgttaCAAATGTAAACCAAATCATTACGAACTCTCCTCCTTGAATCACACCAAGCTTCTTTTCTTTGTGGTGTTCACTCACACTGTGGATCTCATTCTAGTGTGACATCAAGAGCCTCAGATGCAGATGGCACTGCAGGTGGGAGGGCAGGAAGAACAGACTAATACCAGGGAGTAGTAAAAATATACGTGATAAACGTACATCCATATGCTCCAGTTCTTCTTCGAACCTACGTTCTAGTTTCTCAGTCATGTGAAGCATGTCAGAGTGGACAATTTCAACATCTTTTAACGTGTAAACATTCAAATCCAACAGGCTCatctaaacaaaaaaatgccAAGTTATTGACATGCATATAACAAATACTGTGTGGCTTTTAGCGAGTATGGGTTAACAACTGCTGGTGTTTCTTCTTGTGAGGGACAGAGAAAGATTCAACCCCCCAGATCTCACATTCTGGAAACAGTACAATTCTATTGGAGGCAAGGAAAGAAATGGAGTCAGAGAGGTGGAATTTCTTTCCCAAAATAAGACACTTAGCACAAAGGCTGAGTGTCCTTGCATCCTCCACACAAATGTAGGACAATACTTCCTTCATTACTGCCATTTATTACGGCTTTTACACATTTCGAGTACAAATACCACAGCAACTTCTCTAATGGAATGAGACAGAGgttaaaaagtaatttcactTGTTATCTCAATGTCTGGTGGATCCTCAAACATTTTTTACTGTACTGACACTGTACCATCAACAATCCTTCCAACAAGTCCCAAAGCTGTGACGCTCACCTTGCAGACCTGCACTTTTTCCTGACATTTGCCCAGGACCAGCTCATACTTGCTGCGCATTTTCTTCACGCACTCTGCATTGTGGGTGTCTGAAGAACATGGAGCAGACCACAGTCAGGATTCCTGTATTTCCCAGTGCAGTGTGAAATGGAAATATGACAGAAGCCCTGTGCTGAATCTCAGCACAGGAACAGATCCCAGCGGGTCTGCACACTTGTGCGACACAAACAATCAATTACAGAAgattttttaatacaaatctgtttATCATTATGCTTAAAAGCAGCAAGTTATTTACAATTGCTACCAACTTCTTTGCTACTATACAGGCTACAAATACCATGACAGGATGTGCTCTGGAGCAAAAGAAGGCAGACACACAGAGGGAAGGCACTTTATAGGACTCCAAGAAAGACAACATCTCCAAcacttttcctctccttctccaAAAGGTAAAAAGGAGTATTTTTGTACGACTAAGAACTGCTCCATGTCAAAATTAACCTTCTGTCTCCCCCAGATTAATTCTAACCAAGACAGTTCCTGCTAGATCTCACCATGCACAAGTGCCTGTGCTGGCCAAAGGGAGGTGATACCCCAGAAAACTTCTTTGGGTCCTACTGCCAGCTCAAAGCAACTGAGAAGGTATGTGAAAACACATGgaacaaagaaaagagcaaaCATGCACTTTCAAAGCAACTGCCTGCTTCGTtgctgcctggaaaaaaaagaaagaattgcCTGAATTCCAGATTGTTTTTATGATTTCCCAACTTACCTAAACTTTGGTTTAAATTCTCCACAGTTCTGTACCATTCATTTATCTCAGATTTCATGTCTGTTGGAGGTAACAAGGTGCTATCAAAAGAGGAAACAAGAGTCAAGTATCTTAACATATAAACCAGTCAGTTgttaaaagataaaattatgAATCAGAGTTTCCAtgcactttattttatttactgccaTCTCAGCAATGAAAATAAACCAAGGAGACTGCTGTTGTTCAAGGCCACTGAACAACTGACTGACAAGGGACTAACTTGTTCCTACATTCATCCTAAAAGAAAAGCTGTAAATGTTGTAATGCCTTGCATCCAAAAATGCTTGTTGTCAGGATGGATATTCAAACATAGACAGTTAGATTTCTATCCAGATTCTTCCGTAATTTATTACACAAATGAAATCCTGTGCAGAAACAATGCCTTGACTAAAGCACCAACTTGTAGTTCTCTACCCATCCTTGTCTGCTCATTTATACCATGTTTCAAATATTAGTTAAGATTTACTTTTGCACTCCTGCATTTCTAGCTCTCCATCATCCCCTATTTAGTGTAGCTGGTGCACTGAAAACCAGGAATgcattttttccattaaaaagagCTTTACCAAAAAGAAGTTTAGGACCTGCCTACTTCTGAACTCTACAATCACAGACTGACAGAAAGCAAAGTGCATTTAGTAGCCAAGTCCCCTATTAACTCCAGAAAgaattctgtttctcttttgccATACCCAATGTGCTGCAAAACCCCCAGTCTCCGCTCACTGAGTACAGTCTGCTCCTTTatcatattttccatttctgttttcacagtTGGAGGATTCTGTATTTCTTCACTTGCCATAAATTCTCTGTAGGATGGAAAAATGATATGTATAATGGAAATGTGATATATGTGCTATCCTATGTGATATGTATCATatgtttaatgaaaaaatgaTAAAACAGTACTGTTTATAGAAAACACAACTGAACACTAGTCACTTTGTGTTATTCATTCTCCAAAATATGACTGTAAAATTTCTGACCTGAAACTCTGAATTACATGGTTCTTTTGGATGAGCTTCCAGTCCTTGACTCTCTCTTGCCATTTCAATTTATgtgctttttccttctcaagCTCTGATTTCATTAGATTAAAGAGCAGCTTGGCAGTTGCCCTCTCATTACCCAGCAGGGCTCGGTTTATAttctgcatattaaaaaaataaaatcaggagtaTTTTATCAGCatataacataaaaaaaagcataaattgTCTCTTCTATgtgaaaggagggagaaaagaatACAAATGATAAAGAATATTCTGCAAAAGAGAAACTTCTTTTATATGTCAGTGATTGATAAGTAGAAAAAATGAATttcaactgggaaaaaaaaaaagacattctgGGAATATTCAGATTGCTATCTTGCCCCAGACAAAACATTTACCGTGGCCTCGTCATTGATGAGCTTGTGAACATCATCTGCCAAGAAGAAGGAAATTTCCTCCAGTTTCACTGTATACTTTTTCAGTATATTTGCTATCTGTGcaataaaagaataaagaaaagcatCAGCTAAAAAAGTATAACTCAGATGTCAGTTTCCCAAGTTATAAAATTACatgaacaaaacattttttttccattaaaataaattcaattgGTTGATAGACAGATTGAGAAATAAACCTTAAAATATTAATCTTAAATATAtcaaagactgatttttttaaatcattcatTAAAAAGTAACTAAAACTTTCCACTTTGTTACTActcatttggtttttttttcatatctgtGAAAATTGAGCACTCTGCAGACAAGCTGCAATATGAattcaaaaaaaatcacaccaacTTCCTTTCAAATATCTGGAGTGAATCCACCAGtgcctgttttaaggaaaaacaaaatttaaggAAATGTCGCCATCTCTGACCTTTTTCATAACTAAACAAACATCAATAAAAAAGTTATGGTGATACTCTTGGACCTACTCACAATGTCTGCGTTACAAAGAGGACAAACTGGCACAGGTAGAACAAACAGCCTTTGTTTGCTTCCAAGAACAACGCAGCAAGGATCTTCTTAAGGGGTATCTATTATTTATCCAAACATTTACTGTGATATCCAATGACTTTCACAAGTCAGCCTAAAGCCTACACAACTGCAACACAACTCCTACTGATACCCAGGCTACCCAAACTAAAACTGAGCTAGGTCACGCCTGTGGTCTTTCTCAGCTGTCCCCAAAAAATAACAGAGCAGATGACAGTTCGACCTAAAAAACCCTTGCAcgaaaataaaagcagctcaCCTTCAGTACAGATAATTGTGCAAGAAAGAAACACCttggaactgaaaaaaaagtattttcttctgattATGCAGGTATAAAATGATTGAATGGTCTACTGGTGAAAAGAAAGCAATCACCACACAACAGAATTACTGGCAGATCTCTGACTCCTATGGAAACAAGCTACTCTTTGCTGTGCATCCAGCATTACCAGCAAATAATAATCTTATCCTTAAGTAACAGTTATTAAGGCTGCATCTCACTTTAGAGGCTCGACTCTTTTCAATCTTCTTTAGGGATTCATCCATTGTCCTAATCCACTTCTTTCTGTTCAAGGATTCCTGGTAAATCATATTCCACAGTTTTTCCAAACCCTGAAATAAGAATTTAGTCTCAATCTCTTTGAaaagtaaatgtaaaaaaaaaaaaaattaaaaaagaaaacagatcttAAGACTCCAGTGAGCCGTGAGAACCTGTTACACAGAGCAGGTACAAATAACTGAAGGTGAGCCAATGCTCTGAGCTGCCTTACTTTAAAGGAGAAACCTTCTAGAGCCGTATCAGACACAATCTTTTCAAACAGAAGTTCACTTTTTTCATCAGATTTCATCACTTTTACTTGAAGGAATTTTTGAAGCTCCGAAACAGAGGCTTCCATCTCCTAAAAAGAGAAGGAACTCAGTGTGATCACTTGAATATTGGGCCCTGAGCTTAGAATAGCACTCTAGACTACCTGGATTAAAAAATCCTGCCTTACTTTGCCAACGTagtccagctcctgctgcatttTGGTCACTGCTTGATCGTGACGCTTTTGCCGTCGTTCTGCCACGCATTTCAAGGTCTCGCtgcttttttcctcaggaaCTGCCAAGAAAGAAATGAGGATGATGGAGCCTGGAACTCTTGCTGCAGAACAGGGGATGCACGAAGAATAAATCCCTAAATGCACACTATGACTGCTGCAGTTTGTGCAGCTCTTACAGTGTGCAGCACGGGAAGGGAAATCTTTGCAAACGGAGGTTAAAAATACTTGAGCATATTTTAAAACCTCTCTTATTAACTTGTGATTTTCAGGATAAAAGCATGGAAGCTATCAACTAAAGCTCAGGTATGATGCAAAAAAGTTGCATCATTTCAAGAATGAGATCTGCTTACATCAGAACTGGAATTTATCATCCAAACATAAGCTGTGATTGACTGACAATTTcacaaccattttttttttctaggaggAGACTCTTCAGCTTCAAAATTACCTACAAATCATCAAAAACGTGCCAGGTCATTTCTGAGCTTGATTTTATACCTCGTTCAGCTAAAACTGCTACATGTATAGTGTCTCCTATGAATGCAAATTTAAATAGCTGACATTAAGGGAAAACAATTTTACCAACTATATCAGGTAGGCCTCTGACTTCCTCAGCTGAACTTGTATCTACATTTCTCCAGGCCTTTGGAAATGTTGTAGGTTCTCTGAAACAAGAAGAGAATAAAGCTTTGATTTGTATTAAATGTGTAAGAAGAGGGACTAGCATAATAGTATAATATTCACTTTAAGTGGCAAAATGTAACATTTAAGTGAACATAAGTATTGTTTTAACTACAAAGAATATGGTTCAAAGAATCAACGTTGGTTCTTCTGACATGAACTGAACTGAGTAATTATCTAGTGTGGTTTGACCCCAACTTCAAATCTGTTATGATGGCATTAAAGCAATACATGCTAGATTTAGTGCATGCAAACGAACACCAACATACTATGCTTAAAAGGGATAAGAATCTGTGAAATCTCAAGGAGGAACTAGCAAGAAATGTGAAAATAGCCTTTATCTGCCCACTGCTCTTCCCATTGGCTTGGGCACTGTGTTTCTCCTTGGGGTCAATGAGAATCCAGGAGAATTCAGCCGCAGGGTTAGGGTAAAAAGGATGGATGCATTAACTTCTTTCTTGTTCATTACACAATCTTACtgcatcatcatcaccatcatcatgtAAATCATCAACATACTTTGAAATATAGTTCAAAAAGATGTGTCAGACTGGGCATCTACCTAGACTGCTTTGAGTGAAGAAGACAGGCAATTTCTTTTGCAAAGGAAAGTCACACAATATGCCTGCCATTGGAAATATCAGCCTGTCAGCCTGCACTTTAACAGGCAGCAGCTCATTATACTAAATTTACATCGAGCAAGGAGACACTCTGTTACAAGTCATTAGTGCTATGACCAAGAATTCAGAAATTTCTTGCTCCCAGTGCAAATCTTACAA
It encodes:
- the CCDC180 gene encoding coiled-coil domain-containing protein 180 isoform X2, which encodes MLTSDRHSEMSADAGLLPCYQQKCDGKMPINDSTKKAQSDREPTTFPKAWRNVDTSSAEEVRGLPDIVVPEEKSSETLKCVAERRQKRHDQAVTKMQQELDYVGKEMEASVSELQKFLQVKVMKSDEKSELLFEKIVSDTALEGFSFKGLEKLWNMIYQESLNRKKWIRTMDESLKKIEKSRASKIANILKKYTVKLEEISFFLADDVHKLINDEATNINRALLGNERATAKLLFNLMKSELEKEKAHKLKWQERVKDWKLIQKNHVIQSFREFMASEEIQNPPTVKTEMENMIKEQTVLSERRLGVLQHIGTLLPPTDMKSEINEWYRTVENLNQSLDTHNAECVKKMRSKYELVLGKCQEKVQVCKMSLLDLNVYTLKDVEIVHSDMLHMTEKLERRFEEELEHMDRDFKEMAKQDEQHCQGLYSYFQEAMALWDVHKLRLSQQESELQKKVDECRWEQDSIIQMMKVDLDIILEKMKMASCEEELKNYMEKALSSLDHIRTRNETLNQVVMDEVMAYPEAILQELISYSISISQHFNVKEVFKQNLQGEVTSMVQDQSDTSVVQTGLEVHQQRAEWDSRLSQPMPEEVDSCQRSDGETNPAEHEEILAQETEETEEDGESIPHESEDTEHAEQGAVFNSSKAESAEKAMEIFSTASGNIYTVLGVEEADITENYFTKYEKEESLPMYLKYVLLKETVFVKLKKKIRLCFFEHLEKWFAESLSKSHVFMAAKKEELNSILLLHLQLHQQKQEEIQTNIYNVRAGELSLHRERLECYCEGLEESLKKEKAEFHKFLDQLNNLNKNFGSRIRNLEYDLQHAPMTEQSASSRNNLQSELHNHLESVGVTVRSYQHHLEEALGKLKRSNVDFLKTCRLFSEGGDFSSEEVKFFSSCLQKESKQIDSLESLIKTDVEKMESSCLEQATELIKQSEKKFADVSVSRAFMEKVQKSLRCLQQQIKSEVANSNLQSVTLKSYLEKLQQKRDACAHPTADKEASASEELYDFAKEVLKELKKRSQYLDCFLEKAMIPHASEDIPTLAIDGMSQDSIAPAVQRESLRDESKRMVMGLDPEKFPVLNPSRMDTSALDDLAISVIQNLAGFVPSKQSPDLNQERKDRSRSLGPVKKKVSNARAAQTTKKSSLDETKPKKSEKKSTKSVPKDRTYQIFEKKPPKSDTFKGIIMNILWTGSNTLLDLGEDFYGEKTAQMGIPKYLPETFERWAEKLRQKLLSYKRQADDYYNFCLREFRDQLKWFEEELSSVSQLAVDSLLREHEQKLSSSTAQIQHLFNRQLGEWEDMKTVHQRKLHYSLGHPNNSLQLEALCQEEIKRQKDQTEGVHLNTKMLQDCAAECAQSFFSALAALTEKLLLELDETITVDDIQVADTERPREKMSTLSHRKQAGLPLETSKVQQLIQRGRGTWPGIPETTLPEAPAYVLCRGTAVVSTAQTTLGHLAVMDARQAAYQKYKCKLEQLFAQIEEESAARLLAIQRWQDWWEQSIQKIKQLYL